From Pelmatolapia mariae isolate MD_Pm_ZW linkage group LG22, Pm_UMD_F_2, whole genome shotgun sequence, a single genomic window includes:
- the necap1 gene encoding adaptin ear-binding coat-associated protein 1, translating into MSHYHNSHINNSWTKMAAEGEYESILCVKPDVNVYRIPPRASNRAYRAADWKLDAPDWSGRMRITAKGKAAYVKLEDKISGELFAQAPVKEYPGIAVETVSDSSRYFVLRIQDDNGRSAFIGVGFGDRGDAFDFNVALQDHFKWVKQETELSKNAQLGDSGPKLDLGFKEGQTITLNIGQGKKRDKPRPQGSGGFGLLPPPPGGKIAPPPSSGLSNHNIVPQMGSRATGCLLELDSSNSNTVVQSNTSSDLLWGEFSAPASSVPPPSRPQNTANWIQF; encoded by the exons ATGAGTCACTACCACAACTCCCACATCAATAACAGTTGGACCAAGATGGCGGCCGAGGGAGAGTACGAGTCGATCCTGTGCGTTAAACCCGATGTCAACGTTTACCGTATCCCGCCGCGAGCTTCAAACCGAGCGTACAG GGCAGCTGATTGGAAGCTCGACGCTCCAGACTGGTCAGGTCGAATGAGGATCACAGCCAAGGGCAAAGCGGCCTACGTTAAACTGGAGGACAAAATCTCAG GGGAGCTGTTTGCCCAGGCACCAGTGAAGGAGTATCCTGGTATAGCAGTGGAAACCGTCAGCGACTCCAGCCGCTACTTTGTCCTGCGGATACAGGATGACAACG GTCGCAGTGCTTTCATAGGAGTTGGTTTTGGTGACCGAGGGGATGCTTTTGACTTCAACGTGGCTTTGCAGGATCATTTCAA ATGGGTGAAACAAGAGACCGAACTCAGTAAAAATGCCCAGCTTGGGGATTCAGGACCAAAGCTGGACTTGGGCTTTAAGGAAGGGCAGACCATCACGCTCAACATAGGG CAAGGGAAAAAGAGGGATAAGCCCCGCCCACAAGGATCGGGTGGATTTGGACTTCTCCCACCACCACCTGGAGGCAAGATAGCCCCTCCTCCTTCATCAGGGTTATCAAATCACAACATAGTCCCACAGATGGGAAGCAGAGCAACAG gcTGCCTGCTGGAGCTGGACAGTAGTAACTCCAACACAGTGGTTCAGTCAAACACTAGTTCAGATCTTCTTTGGGGAGAATTTTCTGCTCCTGCAAG ctcTGTTCCACCGCCGTCTCGACCACAAAACACCGCAAACTGGATCCAGTTTTGA